One window from the genome of Haloprofundus halobius encodes:
- a CDS encoding cytochrome bc complex cytochrome b subunit → MTDNNDNTTAETDGGTGIVAPDDETPTWSERKARKTGLSRLTYEYFERSRREDQDLRAESDYVERDVLGFPTWPHETVRNLSIASFFVGMIFFLSATMPPHIGAPANPSSTPEIILPDWYLYWSFGLLKLSPLNPELSILGGEKLMADRTYGVLANVVVVGFIAIVPFLNKGSARRPVEQPFWAAVGVGGVVFALTISILAVQNLVPMNIDLLFDLTFLLPIVLGIVTYAVLKTMREGYMYDLNRRYYRLRPPR, encoded by the coding sequence ATGACAGACAACAACGACAACACGACCGCGGAAACCGACGGCGGCACCGGCATCGTCGCCCCCGACGACGAGACGCCGACGTGGAGCGAGCGCAAGGCCCGCAAAACCGGCCTCTCGCGGCTCACGTACGAGTACTTCGAGCGCTCCCGTCGCGAAGACCAGGACCTCCGGGCCGAGTCCGACTACGTCGAGCGCGACGTGCTCGGCTTCCCGACCTGGCCCCACGAGACGGTTCGAAACCTCTCTATCGCGAGTTTCTTCGTCGGGATGATCTTCTTCCTCTCGGCGACGATGCCGCCGCACATCGGCGCGCCAGCGAACCCGAGTTCCACCCCGGAGATCATCCTGCCCGACTGGTATCTGTACTGGTCGTTCGGGCTGCTAAAACTCAGTCCGCTGAACCCCGAACTGTCAATCCTCGGCGGAGAGAAGCTGATGGCCGACCGGACGTACGGGGTGCTGGCGAACGTCGTCGTCGTCGGCTTCATCGCCATCGTCCCGTTCCTCAACAAGGGGAGCGCCCGACGGCCCGTCGAACAGCCGTTCTGGGCCGCGGTCGGCGTCGGTGGCGTCGTCTTCGCGCTCACTATCAGTATCCTCGCCGTGCAGAATCTGGTGCCGATGAACATCGACCTGCTGTTCGACTTGACGTTCCTCCTGCCCATCGTCCTGGGTATCGTCACCTACGCGGTGCTCAAGACGATGCGCGAGGGGTACATGTACGACCTCAACCGTCGGTACTACCGACTTCGACCGCCGCGGTAG
- a CDS encoding DUF7315 family membrane protein codes for MSTDSSSDTADDGTNSEPARESRRESPSGRRDVVVPMRLYKTITVFSTLIAVVCVVLGFVLLDAATIQFSFLRQGITAALTAVGVPVDQGALGAVLALAGIAVIGVGAGVYVLGTRFRARGMGNSQEDSDELSDNG; via the coding sequence ATGAGCACGGATTCGTCCAGTGATACGGCCGACGACGGGACGAACTCGGAACCCGCTCGGGAGTCGCGCCGAGAGTCGCCCTCGGGGCGTCGAGACGTCGTCGTCCCGATGCGGTTGTACAAGACGATAACGGTGTTCTCGACGCTCATCGCCGTCGTCTGCGTCGTGCTCGGGTTCGTCCTGCTCGACGCCGCGACCATCCAGTTCAGCTTCCTCCGGCAGGGTATCACCGCCGCGCTGACCGCCGTCGGCGTTCCCGTCGACCAGGGAGCCCTCGGTGCCGTACTCGCGCTCGCCGGTATCGCCGTCATCGGCGTCGGCGCGGGAGTGTACGTTCTCGGGACGCGCTTTCGCGCCCGCGGAATGGGAAACTCTCAAGAGGACTCCGACGAACTCTCGGATAATGGCTGA
- a CDS encoding DUF7314 family protein, translated as MADEFIKGLTIMTAAGLGWMVLAGWYRTSSFESAAQLVEPVSIEAPDLLNGLAIVLMDVLLWFAILGAFTFWVLIPVGRELRTTYSERRSQ; from the coding sequence ATGGCTGACGAGTTCATCAAAGGGTTGACCATCATGACCGCCGCGGGTCTCGGCTGGATGGTTCTGGCGGGGTGGTACCGCACGAGCAGCTTCGAGAGCGCCGCGCAGTTGGTCGAACCGGTGTCCATCGAGGCACCGGACCTCCTGAACGGCCTCGCCATCGTCCTGATGGACGTCCTGCTCTGGTTCGCGATTCTCGGCGCGTTCACCTTCTGGGTGCTCATCCCGGTGGGCCGCGAACTGCGCACCACGTACAGCGAGCGCCGCTCGCAGTAA
- a CDS encoding DUF7313 family protein: MQLLQFIVPLDALEAIAPALPAVILVLVLANMATRFLGHRAHVRQARDDDPELTRYTPHTLTSGALVVASLLYLVVAPHGGMVMSVLVLGMFVADFFEFEARQVEARNKMTVERPKGGLAASVLVLLYAAFQSLFFLIADVWTQII, from the coding sequence ATGCAACTGCTGCAGTTCATCGTACCCCTCGACGCGCTCGAGGCTATCGCCCCGGCGCTACCGGCCGTCATCCTGGTGCTCGTGCTGGCGAACATGGCGACGCGCTTTCTCGGTCACCGCGCGCACGTCCGCCAAGCCCGCGACGACGACCCGGAACTCACTCGATACACGCCGCACACGCTGACGAGCGGCGCGCTCGTCGTCGCGTCGCTGCTCTACCTCGTCGTCGCGCCGCACGGCGGCATGGTGATGTCGGTGCTCGTCCTCGGCATGTTCGTCGCCGACTTCTTCGAGTTCGAGGCCCGCCAGGTCGAAGCCCGCAACAAGATGACCGTCGAGCGTCCGAAGGGCGGTCTCGCGGCGTCGGTGCTCGTGCTCCTGTATGCGGCGTTCCAGAGCCTCTTCTTCCTCATCGCCGACGTCTGGACCCAGATCATCTGA
- a CDS encoding ATP-NAD kinase, producing MSEAREDTATAVSLRGDDDGRVERALHTNGFSLADAAEAAFVVAVGERAFVDAVRGRSGRPILPVGVGGPHAVPPSGADAAFAALRGSDRLRTVEHPLLSVDVDGDHVADAVFDAMLVTSEPARISEYAVGVGDDPLDAFRADGVVVATPLGSSGYARAAGGPVVTPGAGVAVVPVSPFSTRWDTWVVDGSVSLSVERDEGPVSLVVDGARTTAVGPHAPVTVECDASVTLLRPPRA from the coding sequence ATGAGTGAAGCGCGCGAGGACACGGCGACGGCAGTTTCGCTCCGCGGTGACGACGACGGCCGGGTCGAGCGAGCGCTTCACACTAACGGCTTCTCGCTCGCCGACGCGGCGGAGGCGGCGTTCGTCGTCGCCGTCGGCGAGCGCGCGTTCGTCGACGCCGTTCGCGGACGCTCGGGGCGCCCGATTCTCCCCGTCGGCGTCGGCGGACCGCACGCGGTTCCACCCTCGGGTGCCGACGCTGCGTTCGCCGCGCTTCGCGGGAGCGACCGACTGCGAACCGTCGAACATCCGCTGCTCTCGGTCGACGTCGACGGAGACCACGTCGCCGACGCCGTCTTCGACGCGATGCTGGTGACGAGCGAACCGGCGCGCATCTCCGAGTACGCCGTCGGCGTCGGCGACGACCCTCTCGACGCGTTCCGGGCCGACGGCGTCGTCGTCGCGACGCCGCTTGGCAGTTCTGGCTACGCGCGAGCGGCGGGCGGACCGGTCGTCACCCCCGGCGCGGGCGTCGCCGTCGTCCCCGTCTCGCCGTTCTCGACGCGCTGGGACACGTGGGTGGTCGACGGCTCGGTCTCGCTGTCGGTCGAACGCGACGAGGGCCCCGTCTCGCTCGTCGTCGACGGCGCGCGGACGACTGCCGTCGGCCCACACGCCCCCGTGACTGTCGAGTGCGACGCCAGCGTGACGCTGCTGCGCCCGCCGCGGGCGTGA
- a CDS encoding M28 family peptidase has protein sequence MADNRWIGETFTSDVGWNHLETLVDIGNRMAGSPGEREAMKRTRDALSDIGARDARIDEFEIQGWVRSDSAIEAGDTTQDCIALPRSPSEGATGELVDLGSGLPEDFETDLDDKVVMVSSTVPDHYDRFIHRREKYYYAVEAGAAAFVFKNHVEGCLPPTGSVGTPDSPIGDIPAVGVSAEVGARLTRRFEGETVSVSVDCQTPKATSGNVHAVVGPDTDEEVLVTSHLDAHDIAEGAADNGTGTAMVVELARILAGREDELDTRIRFVPFGAEEVGLVGSAHEAERADFESIRAIVNFDGVANGRTLSFYTHDFDELEAAAEGVGERFGHSVSVVPEQLPHSDHWPFVQWGVPGYMVGSETQGRGRGWGHTYADTLDKLELRTFREQAVLLAELVVDLADADTEIAHKSPEDIAARLEAEGHAPGMKITGDWPY, from the coding sequence ATGGCAGACAATCGCTGGATTGGCGAGACGTTCACGAGCGACGTCGGATGGAACCACCTCGAAACCCTCGTCGACATCGGCAACCGGATGGCCGGCAGTCCGGGCGAGCGCGAGGCGATGAAACGCACTCGCGACGCGCTGAGCGATATCGGCGCGCGCGACGCCCGCATCGACGAGTTCGAGATTCAGGGCTGGGTGCGCAGCGACAGCGCCATCGAGGCGGGCGACACCACGCAGGACTGTATCGCGCTGCCCCGCAGTCCATCCGAGGGCGCGACGGGCGAACTCGTCGACCTCGGCTCCGGCCTCCCCGAGGATTTCGAGACCGACCTCGACGACAAAGTCGTGATGGTCTCCTCGACGGTGCCGGATCACTACGACCGCTTCATCCACCGCCGCGAGAAGTACTACTACGCCGTCGAGGCGGGCGCGGCCGCGTTCGTCTTCAAGAACCACGTCGAGGGGTGTCTCCCCCCGACCGGCAGCGTCGGCACGCCCGACTCGCCAATCGGCGATATTCCTGCCGTCGGCGTGAGCGCCGAGGTCGGCGCGCGCCTCACCCGCCGGTTCGAGGGTGAGACCGTCTCGGTCAGCGTCGACTGCCAAACACCGAAGGCGACGAGCGGCAACGTCCACGCCGTCGTCGGTCCCGACACGGACGAGGAGGTTCTCGTCACCAGCCACCTTGACGCCCACGATATCGCCGAAGGGGCCGCCGACAACGGGACGGGCACCGCGATGGTGGTCGAACTCGCGCGCATCCTCGCCGGCCGGGAGGACGAACTCGATACGCGAATCCGGTTCGTCCCCTTCGGTGCGGAGGAAGTCGGACTCGTCGGCTCCGCCCACGAGGCGGAACGCGCCGACTTCGAGTCGATACGGGCCATCGTGAACTTCGACGGCGTCGCCAACGGGCGGACGCTCAGTTTCTACACACACGACTTCGACGAACTCGAAGCGGCCGCCGAGGGCGTCGGCGAGCGCTTCGGCCACTCGGTGAGTGTCGTCCCCGAGCAACTGCCGCACTCCGACCACTGGCCGTTCGTCCAGTGGGGGGTCCCCGGCTACATGGTCGGTAGCGAGACGCAAGGCCGCGGCCGCGGTTGGGGCCACACCTACGCCGACACGCTCGACAAACTCGAACTGCGGACGTTCCGTGAACAGGCGGTGTTGCTCGCGGAGCTCGTCGTTGACCTCGCCGACGCCGACACCGAAATCGCGCACAAATCGCCCGAGGATATCGCCGCCCGACTCGAAGCCGAGGGTCACGCCCCGGGGATGAAGATAACCGGCGACTGGCCGTACTGA
- a CDS encoding thiolase domain-containing protein: MTAVRVAGVGLTHFGRHPDRTGRDLFAEAALAAREDSGVPREDVEALHYGNFMGALAERQAHQGPLVAEAAGLSCPATRYEQACASAGVAARQGLKSIRNGENDVVLVGGMERMTNLETAGVTESLAIAADELYEVRAGITFPGAYALMAQAYFSQYGGSREDLAHIAAKNHHNAVNNEYAQYQREVTVEDALDSPPVAEPLHLFDACPITDGASALVLVSEEYAEEHDVDAPVAITGSGQGGDKMALQDRAHLAQTPAATKAADEAYADAGRSPEDIEVAEVHDCFTIAEVLALESVGFYEPGAAIGAARRGETTRDGDRPVNLSGGLKAKGHPVGATGGSQLVEMTRLLRGDHPNSDAVADAEIGLTHNAGGTVASAVVHVLEVVN; the protein is encoded by the coding sequence ATGACTGCCGTACGAGTCGCCGGAGTCGGACTCACGCACTTCGGCCGCCACCCCGACCGAACCGGCCGGGACCTGTTCGCGGAGGCCGCACTCGCCGCGAGAGAGGACTCGGGCGTCCCCCGCGAGGACGTCGAAGCGCTCCACTACGGGAACTTCATGGGCGCGCTCGCGGAACGCCAGGCTCACCAGGGACCGCTCGTCGCCGAGGCTGCCGGCCTCTCCTGTCCGGCGACGCGGTACGAGCAGGCGTGTGCCTCCGCGGGCGTCGCCGCACGGCAGGGCCTCAAGAGCATCCGAAACGGCGAGAACGACGTGGTGCTCGTCGGCGGAATGGAGCGGATGACGAACCTGGAGACGGCGGGGGTGACGGAGTCGCTCGCCATCGCCGCCGACGAACTGTACGAGGTCCGCGCGGGCATCACCTTCCCCGGCGCGTACGCGCTGATGGCGCAGGCGTACTTCTCGCAGTACGGCGGCAGTCGCGAGGACCTCGCGCACATCGCCGCCAAGAACCACCACAACGCCGTGAACAACGAGTACGCGCAGTACCAACGCGAGGTAACCGTCGAGGACGCGCTCGACAGTCCGCCGGTCGCCGAACCGCTGCACCTGTTCGACGCCTGTCCCATCACCGACGGCGCGAGCGCGCTCGTCCTCGTCAGCGAGGAGTACGCCGAGGAACACGACGTCGACGCGCCCGTCGCCATCACCGGCAGCGGACAGGGCGGCGACAAGATGGCGCTGCAGGACCGCGCGCACCTCGCGCAGACCCCGGCGGCGACGAAGGCCGCCGACGAGGCGTACGCCGACGCGGGCCGTAGCCCCGAGGATATCGAGGTGGCGGAGGTCCACGACTGCTTCACCATCGCCGAGGTGCTCGCGCTCGAATCCGTCGGCTTCTACGAACCCGGAGCGGCCATCGGCGCTGCCCGTCGCGGCGAGACCACTCGCGACGGCGATCGACCCGTCAACCTCTCGGGTGGATTGAAGGCGAAAGGCCACCCCGTCGGCGCGACGGGCGGCAGCCAACTCGTCGAGATGACGCGACTGCTCCGCGGCGACCACCCGAACAGCGACGCCGTCGCCGACGCCGAAATCGGCCTGACGCACAACGCGGGCGGAACCGTCGCCAGCGCCGTCGTCCACGTGCTGGAGGTGGTGAACTGA
- a CDS encoding Zn-ribbon domain-containing OB-fold protein, with product MADSGYDEWIDAIDAGEGTYLECPEGHGSLPPRRTCPHCGALELTEKPLPESGTIETFSVVHVASPSFADDTPYATAVVDFGPVRLTGVVRGVEFDDLDVGTSVGVGIEESETTGQPVVVFRPR from the coding sequence ATGGCGGACTCCGGCTACGACGAGTGGATCGACGCCATCGACGCGGGCGAGGGCACCTACCTCGAATGCCCGGAGGGTCACGGCTCGTTGCCGCCGCGGCGCACCTGTCCGCACTGCGGCGCACTGGAGTTGACCGAAAAACCGCTGCCCGAGTCAGGGACGATAGAAACGTTCAGCGTCGTCCACGTCGCCTCCCCGTCGTTCGCCGACGACACGCCCTACGCGACGGCCGTCGTCGACTTCGGTCCGGTGCGTCTCACCGGCGTGGTTCGGGGCGTCGAGTTCGACGACCTCGACGTCGGCACGTCAGTCGGTGTCGGTATCGAGGAGAGCGAGACGACCGGCCAACCAGTCGTCGTCTTCCGGCCGCGGTAG
- a CDS encoding bactofilin family protein, translated as MRRDARSVVAVILVAVVALAAVPGVATAVTRSGETVVVAENETVDELSAFGGSVVVRGTVNGTVSALAGDVYVADTGRVGGDVAGAAGSVRIAGVVDGDVAGGAGSLTLAEGSTVGGDVAVGTGSLIVAEGATVGGDLSAGARTATVDGTVQGDAEIGADEITLGSTAVIEGDLTYDGSLDRADGAVVGGTVERDDDLATAAPAGTDGPLVPGWVSVVYGLLMNLLLGAVLLFVFPSFSQRVVLESARNPGLSAGVGVLSLVVVPLALLLLVLTLVGIPLALVGSVLFGLLVWVGGVYGRFAVGAVLLAYTDREGEWAALLVGVVVVALAVQIPFLGWVVNLAVGLVGLGAVLLALTSGYRRRRAERRTTAVGAVS; from the coding sequence ATGAGACGAGACGCTCGGTCGGTGGTGGCGGTCATTCTCGTGGCAGTTGTCGCGCTGGCGGCCGTCCCCGGTGTCGCCACGGCGGTCACCCGCTCCGGCGAGACGGTCGTCGTCGCCGAGAACGAGACAGTCGACGAACTCAGCGCGTTCGGCGGGTCGGTCGTCGTGCGCGGGACGGTGAACGGAACCGTATCCGCACTCGCCGGAGACGTGTACGTCGCCGACACCGGTCGCGTCGGCGGCGACGTCGCCGGCGCGGCGGGGAGCGTCCGAATCGCCGGCGTCGTCGACGGTGACGTCGCCGGTGGCGCCGGTAGTCTCACGCTCGCCGAGGGGTCGACCGTCGGCGGCGACGTCGCTGTCGGAACTGGGAGTCTCATCGTCGCTGAGGGAGCGACGGTCGGCGGCGACCTGAGCGCGGGAGCGCGAACGGCGACCGTCGACGGCACCGTACAGGGCGACGCCGAAATCGGTGCGGACGAGATCACTCTCGGTTCGACGGCCGTCATCGAAGGTGACCTCACCTACGACGGGTCGCTCGACCGAGCCGACGGTGCGGTCGTCGGTGGCACGGTCGAACGCGACGACGACCTCGCGACCGCCGCGCCAGCGGGGACCGACGGACCGCTCGTTCCCGGGTGGGTCTCGGTCGTCTACGGCCTGCTCATGAATCTACTGTTGGGTGCCGTCCTGCTCTTCGTCTTCCCCTCGTTCTCCCAGCGCGTGGTGCTCGAATCCGCGCGGAACCCCGGTCTGTCCGCCGGTGTGGGCGTCCTCTCTCTGGTCGTCGTGCCGCTGGCGCTGCTGTTGCTCGTCCTGACGCTCGTCGGCATCCCGCTGGCGCTCGTCGGGTCGGTGCTGTTCGGCCTGCTCGTCTGGGTCGGCGGGGTGTACGGCCGATTCGCCGTCGGTGCCGTGCTTCTGGCCTACACCGACAGGGAAGGCGAGTGGGCGGCGCTCCTCGTCGGCGTCGTCGTCGTCGCACTCGCGGTGCAGATTCCGTTCCTCGGCTGGGTGGTGAATCTCGCGGTCGGACTCGTCGGCCTCGGCGCAGTCCTGCTCGCGCTCACCTCGGGGTATCGGCGTCGACGGGCCGAGCGACGCACGACTGCGGTCGGTGCCGTGTCGTAG
- a CDS encoding alpha/beta fold hydrolase, translating to MKLRRAIGGAALGIGAVAAANRMLTQGAGELEPALIGEQRTYRWRGMNVAYTEAGDPDDQDLVLLHGINAAGSGGEFREIFTELASEYHVVAPDLPGFGRSDRPPLRYSAALYEDFVTDFLGEFDEPAVLASSLTASYVAAAVRDADVSQLILVCPTTKAGPQPKQALRELFRAPLVGTAAYNLITSRRSLRHFSADHGYYDTSNLSDEWVDYQWRTTHQKNARFAPASFVSGYLNSDIDLGETLADLDVPVTLVWGREADVTPLSDGRTLADEADARLVVFDDAMLLPHVEHPESFLRTVREELAETA from the coding sequence ATGAAACTCCGACGAGCTATCGGCGGTGCCGCGCTCGGTATCGGCGCAGTCGCGGCCGCGAACCGGATGCTCACGCAGGGTGCTGGCGAACTCGAACCGGCGCTCATCGGCGAACAGCGCACGTACCGCTGGCGCGGGATGAACGTCGCCTACACCGAGGCGGGCGACCCCGACGACCAGGACCTCGTGCTCCTGCACGGCATCAACGCCGCCGGCTCCGGCGGCGAGTTCCGCGAGATCTTCACCGAGCTCGCCTCGGAGTACCACGTCGTCGCGCCCGACCTGCCGGGGTTCGGCCGCTCCGACCGGCCGCCGCTTCGCTACTCCGCGGCGCTGTACGAGGACTTCGTCACCGACTTCCTCGGCGAGTTCGACGAACCGGCGGTGCTGGCGTCGTCGCTCACCGCGTCGTACGTTGCCGCCGCGGTCCGCGACGCCGACGTGTCGCAGTTGATTCTCGTCTGTCCGACGACGAAGGCCGGGCCGCAACCGAAGCAGGCGCTTCGGGAACTGTTCCGCGCGCCGCTCGTAGGTACTGCGGCGTACAACCTCATCACCTCGCGTCGCTCGCTGCGCCACTTCAGCGCCGACCACGGCTACTACGACACCTCGAACCTCTCCGACGAGTGGGTCGACTACCAGTGGCGCACGACTCACCAGAAGAACGCCCGCTTCGCGCCCGCCTCGTTCGTTAGTGGCTATCTCAACTCGGATATCGACCTCGGCGAGACGCTCGCGGACCTCGACGTGCCCGTGACGCTCGTCTGGGGCCGCGAGGCCGACGTGACGCCGCTTTCGGACGGCCGGACGCTCGCCGACGAGGCCGACGCCCGACTCGTCGTCTTCGACGACGCGATGCTGTTGCCGCACGTCGAACACCCCGAATCGTTCCTCCGGACGGTTCGCGAGGAACTCGCCGAGACGGCGTAA
- a CDS encoding glycosyltransferase: MASVILPTTTWTDSCESLAAQLGSDDELLVVCDRPTDPVASHDPPSGVRILVAGDPVRCSAKANALAYALERIDREQERIVLTDDDVPRDDEWLARMKSLGEEHGAVSALPAFVGDGWWRPFEPFLLFVVTLAVWVANAPWGGGVTFRRDQLDLDAYVAELRRTVSDDSLLWEHLGDEVTTLRSELTLVPVEGDPRTVHDRLVRFVKIVTVPNPRERAVAFVSVSLVGLFCLLAPVVAAATLTVASYLTYRFFGVDRSTWLLAYPSALLVSAVFCYALVVPTFRWGGRRYRWRSTFDVTVTD; encoded by the coding sequence ATGGCGAGTGTCATCCTGCCGACGACGACGTGGACCGACTCCTGCGAGTCGCTCGCCGCCCAACTCGGCTCCGACGACGAACTGCTCGTCGTCTGCGACCGGCCGACCGACCCGGTAGCGAGCCACGACCCGCCGTCCGGCGTCCGCATCCTCGTCGCGGGCGACCCGGTCCGCTGTTCGGCGAAGGCCAACGCGCTGGCGTACGCGCTCGAACGCATCGACCGGGAGCAGGAGCGAATCGTCCTGACTGACGACGACGTGCCGCGCGACGACGAGTGGTTAGCGCGGATGAAGTCACTCGGCGAGGAGCACGGCGCGGTATCGGCGCTCCCGGCGTTCGTCGGCGACGGCTGGTGGCGACCGTTCGAACCGTTTCTCCTGTTCGTCGTCACGCTCGCGGTGTGGGTGGCGAACGCGCCGTGGGGCGGCGGGGTCACGTTCCGGCGCGACCAACTGGACCTCGACGCGTACGTCGCCGAACTGCGCCGCACCGTCAGCGACGACAGCCTGCTGTGGGAGCATCTCGGCGACGAGGTGACGACGCTCCGTTCGGAACTGACGCTCGTCCCCGTCGAGGGGGATCCGAGGACGGTCCACGACCGACTGGTCCGCTTCGTCAAAATCGTCACCGTCCCCAATCCGAGGGAAAGAGCCGTCGCGTTCGTCTCCGTCTCGCTGGTCGGACTGTTCTGCCTCCTCGCGCCCGTCGTCGCCGCCGCGACGCTGACCGTCGCGTCGTACCTCACCTACCGGTTCTTCGGCGTCGACCGCTCGACGTGGCTGTTGGCGTACCCGTCGGCGCTGCTCGTTTCGGCGGTGTTTTGCTACGCGCTCGTCGTGCCGACGTTCCGGTGGGGCGGCCGCCGCTACCGGTGGCGCTCGACGTTCGACGTGACCGTCACCGACTGA
- the meaB gene encoding methylmalonyl Co-A mutase-associated GTPase MeaB, translating into MSRAEETDLVDRLLDGDHRALARTITKIENRSPGYRELVSALHEHTGEAEVIGITGSPGAGKSTLVDKLAKTYRDRGETVGIIAVDPSSPYTGGSVLGDRIRMASNVGDMDVFFRSMSARGTLGGLSTATGDAVKALDAFGKDKIIVETVGAGQNEIDVVRTADTVVVLVQPGSGDDVQMLKAGILEIGDVFVVNKADMSGASKTVADLEEMIHLQGDPTANLDLGHHGAGGGFEKPDVADSPDESEKNGEGGDGEEGWTADVVETVATSGDGIDELIETLAEHREYLERSGRLTEKARTRYAEEIRTLLREDTGSLLESEIDRRGGMESFVDAVVARKTDPYTVADELVEPLRECLDGDD; encoded by the coding sequence ATGAGTCGGGCCGAAGAGACGGACCTCGTCGACCGCCTCCTCGACGGCGACCATCGCGCGCTCGCGCGGACCATCACGAAGATAGAGAACCGGTCGCCGGGCTATCGCGAACTGGTCTCCGCGCTGCACGAACACACCGGCGAGGCCGAGGTAATCGGCATCACGGGCAGTCCGGGCGCGGGCAAGTCGACGCTCGTCGACAAACTGGCGAAGACTTACCGCGACAGAGGCGAAACCGTCGGCATCATCGCCGTCGACCCCTCCTCGCCGTACACCGGCGGCTCGGTTCTCGGCGACCGCATCCGCATGGCCTCGAACGTCGGCGACATGGACGTGTTCTTCCGGTCGATGAGCGCCCGCGGGACACTCGGCGGCCTCTCGACGGCCACCGGCGACGCCGTCAAAGCGCTCGACGCGTTCGGCAAGGACAAAATCATCGTCGAGACGGTCGGCGCGGGCCAGAACGAAATCGACGTCGTTCGGACCGCCGACACCGTCGTCGTGCTCGTCCAACCGGGCAGCGGCGACGACGTACAGATGCTCAAAGCAGGGATTTTAGAGATCGGCGACGTGTTCGTCGTCAACAAAGCCGACATGAGCGGCGCGTCGAAAACCGTCGCCGACCTCGAAGAGATGATTCACCTCCAGGGCGACCCGACGGCGAACCTCGACTTGGGTCACCACGGCGCGGGAGGCGGGTTCGAGAAACCCGACGTCGCCGACAGTCCCGACGAGAGCGAGAAGAACGGTGAGGGAGGCGACGGCGAGGAGGGGTGGACCGCGGACGTCGTCGAGACCGTCGCCACCTCGGGTGACGGCATCGACGAACTCATCGAGACGCTCGCGGAACACCGCGAGTACCTCGAACGCTCGGGCCGTCTCACCGAGAAGGCCCGGACGCGCTACGCCGAGGAGATTCGGACGCTCCTGCGCGAGGACACCGGCTCGCTGCTGGAGAGCGAAATCGACCGCCGCGGCGGCATGGAGTCGTTCGTCGACGCCGTCGTCGCCCGGAAGACGGACCCGTACACCGTCGCCGACGAGTTGGTCGAACCGCTGCGAGAGTGTCTCGACGGCGACGACTGA
- a CDS encoding cobalamin B12-binding domain-containing protein, whose protein sequence is MSADADQRAIRCLVAKVGLDGHDRGAHVIARAFRDAGFEVIYSGLHRAPDEIVQAAVQEDVDVLGISILSGAHNTLVPKVVDGLKEYGAFEDTLILVGGIVPDDDKKKLKEMGVAEVFGPGTPMADTIEFVRNNAPDRA, encoded by the coding sequence ATGAGCGCAGACGCAGACCAGAGAGCGATTCGGTGTCTCGTGGCCAAGGTCGGACTCGACGGCCACGACCGCGGGGCGCACGTCATCGCTCGCGCTTTCCGCGACGCCGGATTCGAGGTCATCTACTCGGGACTCCACCGCGCGCCGGACGAGATCGTCCAGGCCGCAGTGCAGGAGGACGTCGACGTGCTCGGCATCTCCATCCTCTCGGGGGCGCACAACACGCTCGTCCCGAAGGTCGTCGACGGCCTGAAGGAGTACGGCGCGTTCGAGGACACGCTCATCCTCGTCGGCGGCATCGTCCCCGACGACGACAAGAAGAAGCTAAAGGAGATGGGCGTCGCCGAGGTGTTCGGTCCGGGGACGCCGATGGCCGACACCATCGAGTTCGTCCGGAACAACGCTCCCGACCGCGCATGA